A genomic stretch from Salvelinus namaycush isolate Seneca chromosome 25, SaNama_1.0, whole genome shotgun sequence includes:
- the LOC120020029 gene encoding 5'-AMP-activated protein kinase subunit gamma-2-like, with the protein MRFMKSHSCYDIVPTSSKLVVFDTGLQVKKAFFALVANGVRAAPLWDSERQCFVGMLTITDFIIILHRYYKSPLVQIYELEDHKLETWREVYLQETFKPLVNISPESSIFDAVYSLIKNKIHRLPVIDPVTGNPLYILTHKRILKFLQLFVREMPKPAFMKQTLGELGIGTYKNIAFIHPDTPIIKALQIFVERRVSALPVVDVSGKVVDIYSKFDVINLAAEKTYNNLDITVTQALRHRWQYFEGVMQCHKLDTLETIVDRIVKAEVHRLVVVDDRSAIEGIISLSDILQALVLSPADACREEGLLE; encoded by the exons ATGCGCTTTATGAAGTCCCATAGCTGCTATGACATCGTTCCCACCAGCTCCAAGCTGGTTGTGTTTGACACTGGACTGCAA GTGAAGAAGGCTTTCTTTGCCTTAGTGGCCAATGGGGTGCGTGCTGCTCCACTGTGGGACTCAGAGAGGCAGTGTTTTGTGG GAATGTTGACAATCACAGActtcatcatcatactacacagATACTACAAGTCACCGTTG GTGCAAATATATGAGTTGGAAGATCATAAGCTTGAGACGTGGAGAG AAGTATATTTGCAAGAGACATTCAAACCTTTAGTGAACATATCACCTGAATCAAG CATATTTGATGCAGTGTATTCCCTCATCAAAAACAAGATCCACCGTCTGCCTGTCATCGACCCTGTTACGGGAAACCCACTTTACATCCTCACACACAAGAGGATCCTCAAGTTCCTACAGCTCTTT GTGCGCGAGATGCCCAAGCCAGCCTTTATGAAGCAGACCTTGGGGGAGCTGGGCATCGGTACCTACAAGAACATAGCTTTCATCCACCCTGACACACCCATCATCAAGGCCCTGCAGATCTTCGTAGAGAGGAGGGTGTCTGCCCTGCCTGTGGTGGACGTATCTG GGAAAGTGGTGGATATTTACTCCAAATTTGATGTCATA AACCTGGCAGCAGAGAAGACGTATAATAACCTGGACATCACCGTGACCCAGGCTCTGAGGCATCGCTGGCAGTACTTTGAGGGGGTCATGCAGTGCCACAAGCTGGACACACTGGAGACCATCGTGGACAGGATTGTCAAAGCAGAG gtCCATCGGTTGGTGGTGGTGGATGATCGCTCGGCCATCGAGGGCATCATCTCCTTGTCTGACATCCTGCAGGCCCTGGTGCTCAGCCCAGCAG aTGCCTGCAGAGAGGAGGGCCTGCTGGAGTGA